AAGGCGGTCACCGCGGTGGACCGGCTCCTCAAGAAGGACCGCGTCGTCGCGGTCGTCGGCCCCAGCACCTCGGGGAGCACCCTGGCGATCGTGCCGAAGATCGAGGAGGCGAAGATTCCGCTGGTGTCGTGCGCGGCGGCGAAGAAGATCGTCGACCCGGTGAAGAAGTGGGTCTTCAAGACGCCGCAGAGCGACGAGCTGGCGGTGAAGCGGATCTACCAGTACGCGGCCAAGAACGGGATTAAAAAGGTCGCCATCATCACCGCGTCGGACGCCTTCGGCGCGGCCGGCCGGGAAGAGCTGAAGGCGTTGGCCGCGGACGCCGGGATCGCCATCGTCGCCGACGAGGTGTACGGCCCCAAGGACACCGACATGACGGCTCAGCTCACGAAGATCAAGGGGACCGACGCCCAGGCGATCGTCTGCTGGGGTACCAATCCCGGGCCGGCGGTCATCGCGCGGAACCGTGTGCAGCTCGGCATCAAGACGCCCCTCTACATGAGCCACGGCGTCGCCTCGCCGAAGTTCATCGAGCTGGCCGGGGCGGCGAACGCGGAAGGGATCCTGCTGCCGGCGGGCCGGCTGATATCCGAGCCGCAGGTGCCAGCGGGCCATCCGCAGAAGAAGATCCTGGCCGGGTACATCAAGGACTACGAGACGAAGTTCAAGCAGCCGGTCTCCACCTTCGGCGGGTACGCCTACGACGCGATCATGCTGCTGGTCCAGGCGATCCAGACCGCGAAGTCCGCAGAGCCGGCGGCGATCCGGGACGCCCTGGAAAAGATCAAGGGGTACAACGCAACCACCGGGGAGTTCAATTTCTCGGAGAAGGACCATAACGGCCTGACGGAAGAGGCGTTCGTGATGGTGCGCATCACCAAGGGCGACTGGGAGATGCTGAAGTAGGAATGACCGCCGCATCCGCGCTGCTGCAATACGTGATCTCGGGGGTGACGGTCGGCGCCACGTACGGGCTGACCGCCCTCGGGTTCACGGTCATCTACAACACCACCGAAATCATCAACTTCGCCCAGGGCGAGTTCGTGATGCTGGGAGGCATGCTGGCGGTGTTCGCCCTCCGGTGGGGAGGGGTTCCGCTTCCCCTCGCCGTGCCGCTCGCCGTCCTCATCGTCACCGCCGTCGGGGTGCTTGTGGACCGGGTCACCATACGCCCCATGCGGGGGCGCTCCACGCTCACCCTGATCATCATCACCATCGGAATGTCGATCCTCCTGCGCGGCGGGGCGATGCTCCTGTTCGGTAAGGACACCTTTTCCCTGCCCGCGTTCTCCCCCGGCGGCCCGATCGAGATCGGCGGGGCCACGGTCCTTCCGCAGACCCTCTGGGTCGTCGGTATCACGCTGCTCACCGTGGCGGGGATGAAGGTCTTCTTCGAGCGCACGCTGTCGGGGAAGGCGATGCTCGCCTGCGCCTGCGACCGGAAGGCGGCGTCGCTGATGGGGATCCACGTCGATTCCATGGTGACCCTCTCCTTCGCCTTCTCCGCCCTGGTCGGCGCGCTGGGAGGGGTGATCCTGGCGCCGATCACCCTCACGGCGTACGACGTCGGGATCCTGCTGGGGGTGAAGGGGTTCGCGGCGTGCATCCTGGGCGGGCTGGGGAACCCGTTCGGGGCAGTGGTCGGCGGGGTGATCTTAGGGGTCCTCGAATCGCTCGGCGCCGGGCTGGTCTCCTCCGGGTACAAGGACGCGGTGGCCTTCGTGATCCTGCTCGGCCTGCTCTTCGTGCGTCCCTCGGGACTGTTCGGCGCCTCCCGGGCGGAACGGGTCTGAGGACATGGGCTTCCGGGGAGGCCATAACGCGGGGGTACTCGCCTTCGCGGTCGCGGCGGCCCTCGTGCCGTTCGCGCTTCCGAACGATTACTACCTCACAGTGCTGATCGTCGGCGGGTTCCACACGATCCTCGTGATCGGCCTGAACCTGCTGATGGGGTACGCCGGCCAGGTGTCGCTGGGGCACGCGGCCTTCTACGGCCTCGCCGCCTACACGACCGGCATCCTGACCGGCACGCACCAGTGGCCGGTGCCGGCCGGGATCGCCGTGGCTCTGGCCCTTTCCACGGCGGTCGCCTGGCTCATCGCGGTGCCCACCCTGAAGCTGCGCGGGAACTACCTCGCGATGGGCACGCTCGGGTTCGGGATCATCGTCTACATCGTCTTCAACGAGGCGACGTCGCTGACGGGAGGGCCCTCCGGCTTCACCGGCATCCCCAAACTCTCCTTCGCGGGGAAGGTATTCTCCTCCGATCGCGAGTATTACTACGTGGTCTGGGGGGCCGTGCTCCTCCTGCTCGTCCTGTCCCAGAACCTCGTCCGGTCGCGCATGGGGCGGGCGCTGCGGGCGATCCACACCAGCGAGACCGCCGCCGCCGTGCTCGGAGTGGACACGAACCGCTACAAGATCTTCGTCTTCGTCCTCTCGGCGTTCTACGCCGCCGTGGCGGGCGTCCTGTACGCCCATTACGTCACCTTCGTCTCCCCCGGCTCCTTCGGATTCCACACCTCCGTCCAGCTCGTAACCATGGTGGTCCTCGGCGGGATGGCGTCCATCTGGGGGGCGGTCCTCGGAGCGCTCTTCCTCACCTTCCTGCCGGAGGCGCTGCGGGCCATCGAGAACTTCGACATCCTGGTGTACGGGGCGATCCTGATCCTCTGCATGATGTTCCTGCCCGGCGGGCTGGCCGACGGCGCGCGGAAGGGATGGGATGCCGCGGCGGGGCTGGTCCGGCGGGGGACGCATGGCGCGGGCGCCGGAAAGGGCGGCGGGCGGTGACCGGGTCGGCGCACAAGGACGCGTTCTTCCACGGGGACGGGATCACCCTGCGCTTCGGAGGCGTGGTCGCGCTGTCCGGCGTCGCGTTCCACGTCCGGCGCGGCTCCCTCCAGGCGATCATCGGCCCCAACGGCGCCGGGAAGACCTCCCTGTTCAACGTGATCACCGGCTTCTACCGGATGGACGCCGGCGAGATCCGGCTCGACGGGAGCGCGATCTCGGGGCTGCCGCCCCACGAAATCGCCCGGCACGGGATCGTGCGGACCTTCCAGAACCTGGAGATCTTCACCAACATGACGGTCCTCGAGAACGTGCTGACGGGGAGCCACCTCCTGGTCCGGTACGGCCCGAAGGATTTCTTCCTGCGCACGCGCCGCTTCTTCCGCGAGGAGCGGGAGGTGCGGGAGCGCGCGGAGGCGTGCCTCGATTTCGTCGGGCTTTCGGCCCATCGGGAGCTCCCGGCCGGGCAGCTCCCGTTCGGGTCGCAGCGGCTCCTCGAGATAGCGCGGGCGCTGGCTGCGGAGCCGCGGATCCTGCTGCTCGACGAGCCCGCGGCGGGGCTGAACATGAAGGAGACGGCGGCGCTCGGCGAGCTGATCCGGAAGATCGTCGAGCGCGGGATCACGGTCGTCATGGTCGAGCACGACATGGACCTGGTGATGCGGATCTCGGACCGGATCCTGGTGCTGAACTACGGGGAGGTCATCGCCGGCGGGACCCCCTCGGAGATCCAGAAGGACCCCGCGGTGATCGCCGCCTACCTGGGGGAGGAGTAGCATGCTGAAGGTGAGGAACCTCCAGGTGTACTACGGGATGATCCACGCGCTGCGGTCGGCGTCGCTCCACGTGAAGGCGAAGGAGATCGTGGCGCTCATCGGGGCCAACGGCGCCGGGAAGACGACGCTGCTCTCCGCCGTCTCGGGCGTCGTTCGCTCCGCTTCGGGAGAGGTCTCGCTCGACGGGAAGGAGATCACGCGGGAGCGCCCGGACCGGATCGTCCGGGAAGGGATCGCGCACGTGCCGGAAGGGCGGCACGTCTTCAAGCCGCTGACGGTGGAGGACAACCTGCTCCTCGGGGCGTACCACCGGTTCCACCTGCGGAACCGGGCGGCGATCCGGGAGGAGATCGAGGCGGTCTTCGCGCTCTTCCCCGCCCTGGCGGGGCGGAGGAAGCAGCAGGCGGGGACGCTCTCCGGAGGGGAGCAGCAGATGCTGGCGATCGGGCGGGCGCTGTTGTCCTCCCCGAAAGTGCTGCTGCTGGACGAGCCGTCGATGGGGCTGGCGCCCAAGGTCGTCAAGGAGATCTTCGGCCACATCGCGAAGCTGCGGAAGGAGCGGGGGATGACGATCCTGCTCGTCGAGCAGAACGCCCGGGGCGCGCTCTCCATCGCCGACCGGGGATACGTGCTGGAGACTGGGAGGGTGGTGCTGCAGGGGACCTCCGAGGAGCTGCTGTCGAACCGGGACGTCCAGCGGGCGTACCTGGGCCGGGAACGGGAAGGAGGGTAGCCATGTACTGGGAGCCCGAGAAGGAGTGCATGGACCGCGAGGAGCTGGAGCAGCTCCAGCTCGAGCGGCTCCAGTCTACGCTGAACCGGGTCTACGAGAACGTGCCGTTCTACCGGAAGAAGTTCGACGCGATGGGGATCGCGCCCGAGGACATCCAGTCGCTTGCCGACGTGTCGCGCCTGCCCTTCACCGAGAAGGCCGATCTGCGGGACAACTACCCGTACGGGCTGTTCGCCGTCCCGATGCGCGAGGTGGTGCGCGTCCACGCGTCTTCCGGCACGACCGGCACGGCCACCGTCGTGGGGTACACGCGCAACGACATCAAGACTTGGAGCAACCTGGTGGCGCGGATCATCACCGAGGCCGGGGTGACGAAGGACGACGTCATCCAGATCGCCTTCGGGTACGGGCTGTTCACCGGCGCCTTCGGGCTGCATTACGGCGCGGAGCGGATCGGCGCGTCGGTGATCCCCGCCTCCAGCGGGAACACGGCGCGGCAGATCCAGATCATGAAGGACTTCAAGACGACCGCGCTGGTGGGCACCCCCTCCTACGCGATGCTGATCGGCGAGACGCTCCAGGAGAAGGGGATCCCCGTCTCCGCGCTGTCGCTCAAGTACGGGCTGTTCGGCTCGGAGCCGTGGTCCGACGCGATGCGCAGGGAGATCGAGGCGAAGCTGGGGATCGTCGCCACCGACAACTACGGGCTCTCCGAGGTAATGGGCCCCGGGATCTCGG
This window of the Thermodesulfobacteriota bacterium genome carries:
- a CDS encoding ABC transporter substrate-binding protein, yielding MHSKAIACLIALAVLAGAAATGAAAEPIRIGAIFSVTGPASFLGEPERNTVKMLEESINKGGGVLGRPVEIVVYDDETDATKAVTAVDRLLKKDRVVAVVGPSTSGSTLAIVPKIEEAKIPLVSCAAAKKIVDPVKKWVFKTPQSDELAVKRIYQYAAKNGIKKVAIITASDAFGAAGREELKALAADAGIAIVADEVYGPKDTDMTAQLTKIKGTDAQAIVCWGTNPGPAVIARNRVQLGIKTPLYMSHGVASPKFIELAGAANAEGILLPAGRLISEPQVPAGHPQKKILAGYIKDYETKFKQPVSTFGGYAYDAIMLLVQAIQTAKSAEPAAIRDALEKIKGYNATTGEFNFSEKDHNGLTEEAFVMVRITKGDWEMLK
- a CDS encoding branched-chain amino acid ABC transporter permease → MTAASALLQYVISGVTVGATYGLTALGFTVIYNTTEIINFAQGEFVMLGGMLAVFALRWGGVPLPLAVPLAVLIVTAVGVLVDRVTIRPMRGRSTLTLIIITIGMSILLRGGAMLLFGKDTFSLPAFSPGGPIEIGGATVLPQTLWVVGITLLTVAGMKVFFERTLSGKAMLACACDRKAASLMGIHVDSMVTLSFAFSALVGALGGVILAPITLTAYDVGILLGVKGFAACILGGLGNPFGAVVGGVILGVLESLGAGLVSSGYKDAVAFVILLGLLFVRPSGLFGASRAERV
- a CDS encoding branched-chain amino acid ABC transporter permease, which gives rise to MGFRGGHNAGVLAFAVAAALVPFALPNDYYLTVLIVGGFHTILVIGLNLLMGYAGQVSLGHAAFYGLAAYTTGILTGTHQWPVPAGIAVALALSTAVAWLIAVPTLKLRGNYLAMGTLGFGIIVYIVFNEATSLTGGPSGFTGIPKLSFAGKVFSSDREYYYVVWGAVLLLLVLSQNLVRSRMGRALRAIHTSETAAAVLGVDTNRYKIFVFVLSAFYAAVAGVLYAHYVTFVSPGSFGFHTSVQLVTMVVLGGMASIWGAVLGALFLTFLPEALRAIENFDILVYGAILILCMMFLPGGLADGARKGWDAAAGLVRRGTHGAGAGKGGGR
- a CDS encoding ABC transporter ATP-binding protein, which translates into the protein MTGSAHKDAFFHGDGITLRFGGVVALSGVAFHVRRGSLQAIIGPNGAGKTSLFNVITGFYRMDAGEIRLDGSAISGLPPHEIARHGIVRTFQNLEIFTNMTVLENVLTGSHLLVRYGPKDFFLRTRRFFREEREVRERAEACLDFVGLSAHRELPAGQLPFGSQRLLEIARALAAEPRILLLDEPAAGLNMKETAALGELIRKIVERGITVVMVEHDMDLVMRISDRILVLNYGEVIAGGTPSEIQKDPAVIAAYLGEE
- a CDS encoding ABC transporter ATP-binding protein: MLKVRNLQVYYGMIHALRSASLHVKAKEIVALIGANGAGKTTLLSAVSGVVRSASGEVSLDGKEITRERPDRIVREGIAHVPEGRHVFKPLTVEDNLLLGAYHRFHLRNRAAIREEIEAVFALFPALAGRRKQQAGTLSGGEQQMLAIGRALLSSPKVLLLDEPSMGLAPKVVKEIFGHIAKLRKERGMTILLVEQNARGALSIADRGYVLETGRVVLQGTSEELLSNRDVQRAYLGREREGG
- a CDS encoding phenylacetate--CoA ligase, encoding MYWEPEKECMDREELEQLQLERLQSTLNRVYENVPFYRKKFDAMGIAPEDIQSLADVSRLPFTEKADLRDNYPYGLFAVPMREVVRVHASSGTTGTATVVGYTRNDIKTWSNLVARIITEAGVTKDDVIQIAFGYGLFTGAFGLHYGAERIGASVIPASSGNTARQIQIMKDFKTTALVGTPSYAMLIGETLQEKGIPVSALSLKYGLFGSEPWSDAMRREIEAKLGIVATDNYGLSEVMGPGISGECLERNGLHINEDHFLVEVVDPETLKPVSPGEEGELVITSLTKEAFPMIRYRTRDLTRLLPGDCPCGRTGRRMRRVTGRTDDMLIIRGVNVYPLQIEHVLFEIEGTEPHYQIVIDRKGAMDEATVLVEADESIFFDQMKLQRSMVEKIRKRLAQELGITVEVKLVEKKTLQRFEGKAKRVIDNRKL